In Streptomyces sp. NBC_01551, one DNA window encodes the following:
- a CDS encoding TetR/AcrR family transcriptional regulator → MAAAGAAGAARRYDPERRQRIIDAAIRVVGAKGIAGLSHRSVAAEADVPLGSTTYHFTSLDDLLVAALRQANEAFAVTLPAAPGEDLAGSLARLLGDLLSADRGRAELEYELYLAALRRPALRPVAAQWCEAVATALTPWTDPVTARALVAVMDGICLQVLLTDAPYDESYARTILARVLRED, encoded by the coding sequence GCCGCGCGGCGGTACGACCCCGAGCGGCGGCAGCGGATCATCGACGCGGCGATCCGGGTGGTCGGCGCGAAGGGGATCGCGGGGTTGAGCCACCGGAGCGTGGCGGCGGAGGCGGACGTCCCGCTGGGCTCGACGACGTACCACTTCACGTCGCTGGACGACCTGCTGGTGGCGGCGCTGCGCCAGGCGAACGAGGCGTTCGCGGTGACGCTGCCGGCCGCCCCGGGGGAGGACCTGGCGGGCTCCCTGGCCCGACTGCTGGGTGACCTGCTGTCGGCGGACCGGGGGCGGGCGGAGCTGGAGTACGAGCTCTACCTCGCCGCGCTGCGCCGGCCGGCGCTGCGACCGGTGGCGGCGCAGTGGTGCGAGGCGGTGGCGACGGCCCTCACGCCGTGGACGGACCCCGTGACGGCGCGGGCCCTGGTGGCGGTCATGGACGGCATCTGCCTCCAGGTCCTCCTGACGGACGCCCCGTATGACGAGTCCTACGCCCGCACCATCCTGGCCCGCGTCCTACGGGAGGACTGA